Proteins from one Monodelphis domestica isolate mMonDom1 chromosome 6, mMonDom1.pri, whole genome shotgun sequence genomic window:
- the SIPA1 gene encoding signal-induced proliferation-associated protein 1: protein MWAGRPESPRRGLAPVMQSDDLFVRRLRQPARPALTPHTFEPSRPGGAGGPLLRSGSDAGEARPPPTASPRARAHSNEEGGRGVAPGRLFADPLALLGLPPEGEPPPEFPPVPEPRWFAHYDVQSLLFDWGAAAREPPPDTPPTPGPARDSGSDLLLGAPGFLSEVGGEGELGLGGSLPPALPPALPNAAISILEEPQSRSEPHSLEHTDAGAGYYRKYFYGKEHQNFFGMDENLGPVAVSIRREEKEGGSASPQHSYRLIIRTTQLRTLRGSISEEVLPPGPPRGLSPKKLLEHVAPRLSPTCLRLGSASPKVPRTLLTLDEQELSLQRKVGVLYCRAGQASEEEMYNNEEAGPAFTQFLTLLGDVVRLKGFERYRAQLDIKTDSTGTHSVYTTYQEHEIMFHVSTMLPYTPNNQQQLLRKRHIGNDIVTIVFQEPGARPFCPATIRSHFQHVFLVVRAHAPCTPHTTYSLAVSRTQDTPAFGPALPPGGGPFPASPAFRALLLAKALNGEQAASRARKFHAMATRTRRDYLLELATNEVTTTSLDSASRFGLPSLGARRRDRPRGPGGELQAQGALVWGVRAAPGGEEGAAAVPCLLGISAETLVLVAPRDGRVVFNCSCRDILAWTFSDHQLDLYHGRGEALTLRVGGAPGEAVGEIVARLQLVSRGCETRELALPRDGQGRLGFEADNEGFVSHVERFTFAETAGLRPGARLLRVCGRPLPRLGPGAAAALLRSAPKVCVTVLLPDESGRPRRSFSELYEMSLQEPGRRGLQGPGSEGSPGAGLRPATVQMLHSLCLQDGSPAPGPLPGLTEERTEFLHSQSGHSPPSSLADRVPVLPDATPDLLLVTTSKSPQPDPDQALPDSSTGQEALENPAALPRELSDSFLPRTLSLRNSISKILSEAGSEPLEEEWKSISEIASTCNSILEALSQEGQQVPESGDPREALKAEPEPGPGSLSEKVSHLEMMLKKLQEDLQKEKADKAALQEEVRSLRHNNRRLQAESQSAAARLLRASQQLGAPGP, encoded by the exons ATGTGGGCCGGCCGACCCGAGAGCCCCCGGAGGGGCCTGGCGCCCGTCATGCAGTCCGACGACCTCTTCGTCCGAAGGCTCCGCCAGCCCGCCCGGCCGGCCCTGACCCCTCACACCTTTGAGCCCAGCCGGCCCGGCGGAGCTGGGGGGCCGCTGCTGAGGAGCGGCAGCGACGCCGGCGAGGCCCGGCCCCCGCCCACGGCCAGCCCCCGTGCCCGAGCCCACAGCAACGAGGAGGGGGGCCGCGGCGTCGCCCCCGGCCGCCTCTTCGCCGACCCCCTGGCCCTGCTGGGCCTGCCCCCGGAGGGGGAGCCGCCCCCCGAGTTCCCGCCGGTCCCGGAGCCCCGCTGGTTCGCGCACTATGACGTCCAGAGCCTTCTCTTCGACTGGGGAGCCGCGGCCAGGGAGCCCCCCCCCGACACCCCTCCCACCCCCGGCCCCGCGCGGGACTCGGGCTCCGACCTGCTGCTGGGGGCTCCCGGCTTCCTGAGCGAGGTGGGGGGGGAAGGCGAGCTGGGCCTCGGGGGCTCGCTGCCCCCCGCGCTGCCCCCCGCGCTGCCCAACGCTGCCATCTCCATCCTGGAGGAGCCCCAGAGCCGCTCGGAGCCCCACAGCCTGGAGCACACCGACGCGGGGGCTGGCTACTACCGCAAGTACTTCTACGGCAAAG AGCACCAGAACTTCTTTGGGATGGACGAGAATCTGGGCCCGGTGGCCGTGAGCATCCGTCGGGAGGAGAAGGAGGGCGGCTCGGCCAGCCCCCAGCACAGCTATCGCCTCATCATCAGGACGACTCAG CTACGGACGCTTCGAGGCTCCATCTCCGAAGAGGTCCTGCCGCCTGGCCCCCCCCGGGGTCTGTCTCCCAAGAAGCTCCTGGAGCACGTGGCCCCCCGGCTGAGCCCCACCTGCCTGCGCCTGGGCTCTGCCTCCCCCAAGGTGCCGCGCACCCTCCTCACGCTCGATGAGCAGGAG CTAAGTCTCCAGCGCAAGGTGGGCGTCCTGTACTGCCGGGCTGGCCAGGCCTCCGAGGAGGAGATGTACAACAACGAGGAGGCCGGCCCGGCCTTCACCCAGTTCCTCACCCTCCTGGGGGACGTCGTGAGACTCAAAGGTTTCGAGCGTTACCGGGCCCAGCTGGACATCAAGA CCGACTCGACAGGGACCCACTCCGTCTACACCACCTACCAGGAGCACGAGATCATGTTCCACGTGTCCACCATGTTGCCTTACACCCCCAACAACCAGCAGCAG CTCCTTCGGAAGAGGCACATCGGCAACGACATCGTGACGATCGTGTTCCAGGAGCCGGGCGCCCGGCCCTTCTGCCCCGCCACCATCCGCTCTCACTTCCAGCACGTCTTCCTGGTGGTCCGGGCCCACGCGCCCTGCACCCCCCACACCACCTACAG CCTGGCCGTGAGCCGCACCCAGGACACCCCAGCTTTCGGCCCGGCCCTGCCCCCAGGCGGGGGGCCCTTCCCGGCCTCGCCCGCCTTCCGGGCCCTGCTGCTGGCCAAAGCTCTCAACGGGGAGCAGGCCGCGAGCCGGGCCCGCAAGTTCCACGCCATGGCCACGCGCACCCGGCGCGACTACCTGCTGGAGCTGGCCACCAACGAGGTGACCACCACGTCCCTGGACTCGGCCTCCCGCTTCGGCCTGCCCTCCCTGGGGGCCCGGAGGCGCGATCGGCCCCGGGGCCCCGGCGGAGAGCTGCAGGCGCAGGGGGCCCTGGTGTGGGGGGTGCGGGCCGCGCCGGGGGGCGAGGAGGGGGCGGCCGCGGTGCCCTGCCTGCTGGGCATCTCGGCCGAGACGCTGGTGCTGGTGGCCCCCCGGGACGGCCGGGTCGTCTTCAACTGCTCCTGCCGGGACATCCTGGCCTGGACCTTCTCTGACCACCAGCTGGACCTGTACCACGGCCGGGGGGAGGCTCTGACCCTGCGCGTGGGCGGCGCCCCTGGCGAGGCTGTGGGCGAAATTGTGGCCAGACTGCAG CTGGTGAGCCGAGGCTGCGAGACGCGGGAGCTGGCCTTGCCCCGTGATGGCCAGGGCCGGCTAGGCTTCGAGGCAGACAACGAAGGCTTCGTGAGCCACGTGGAGCGCTTCACCTTCGCCGAGACGGCCGGCCTGAGGCCTGGGGCCCGGCTCCTGAGGGTCTGTGGCCGCCCCCTGCCCCGCCTGGGCCCTGGGGCTGCCGCAGCCCTCCTGCGCTCGGCCCCCAAAGTCTGCGTCACCGTCCTGCTTCCCGACGAGAGCGGCCGGCCCCGAAG GAGTTTCTCTGAGCTCTATGAGATGTCACTGCAGGAGCCCGGCCGCAGGGGGCTCCAAGGGCCCGGGTCCGAGGGCTCCCCAGGAGCAGGTCTACGCCCAGCCACAGTCCAGATGCTTCATAGTCTGTGCCTACAGGATGGGTCCCCGGCACCCGGGCCCCTTCCAGGCCTCACGGAGGAGAGGACTGAGTTCCTGCACAGCCAGAGTGGTCACTCTCCCCCGAG CTCCCTGGCAGACAGGGTCCCAGTCCTGCCGGATGCCACCCCAGACCTTCTCTTGGTCACCACCTCTAAGTCCCCCCAGCCTGATCCAGACCAG GCTCTCCCCGATAGCTCCACTGGACAAGAAGCTCTGGAGAACCCAGCCGCACTGCCCAGAGAGCTGAGCGACTCCTTCCTGCCACGGACCCTCTCCTTAAGGAATTCCATCAGCAAGA TCCTATCAGAGGCTGGAAGCGAGCCCCTGGAAGAGGAATGGAAATCCATCTCCGAGATCGCTTCTACCTGCAATAGCATCCTGGAGGCTCTCTCCCAGGAGG GCCAGCAAGTGCCAGAGAGCGGAGACCCCAGGGAAGCCCTGAAAGCTGAGCCTGA ACCGGGCCCTGGAAGCCTGTCCGAGAAGGTCTCCCACCTGGAGATGATGCTGAAGAAGCTCCAGGAGGACCTGcagaag GAGAAGGCGGACAAGGCGGCTCTGCAGGAGGAGGTTCGCAGCCTGAGACACAACAACCGGAGGCTCCAGGCCGAGTCCCAGAGTGCGGCCGCCCGCCTGCTCAGGGCCTCCCAGCAGCTCGGCGCTCCGGGCCCCTGA